AAGCGCACACACTGCACCTCCCCTGTCCCACCCCTCTCACTGTCTTTACTATTGGCCAGCACcaagttgtccctttgtaattggatcaTTGGTAAAGCCCTAACCCggaggaagtattgcctcactcagcaatttcaacccataCCCTGTCTCCAAGTAAGTTTCTCCCCGCTCATTTGCCAGGAAGGGGCAGTGTAGTGTCAACcagactgctgtgggtctggagttacgtgtaggccagaccgggtaaaggatgcagctggaaCGACTGAGTGTATCCTTTCCCACAATGGCGGTTCCCTTACCTAACAAGGGAgagagtgaatcagatgggggctTTCTCCCCCGCACCACCCCCTCCCTGAAACAGTCTCATCATTAGATTCcgaactccagatttctgaccgaATACCAATTCTGCCATCTGtcgtggcgggattcgaacccgggaGTCCCCGGAACCGGGTTGATAGTCCAATCGATAATGGCACTCGGCCATcactccttcaatccccctgcgatGGCACGTAAACTCGCTGGTGTTTCTGCAGGTTGGAGGAGtaggtgaagcccttcccgcactgagagcaAGTGAACGGCCTCTCTCcggtgtggatccgctggtgcctcagcagggtggaGACCTGGctaaaggccttcccgcactctgggcagctgaagggcctctcccccgtgtggacccgccggtgggtcagcaggtgggaggaatacctgaagcccttcctacactgagagcaggtgaatggcctctcccccgggtggacccgctggtgggtcagcagggtggaggaattcctcaaggccttcccgcactcggggcagctgaagggcctctcccccgtgtggacccgctggtgccccAGCAGGGTGGAGACCTGGGTAAAGGCCTTTCCGCACTCTGGGCAGCTaaagggcctctccccggtgtggactcGCTGGTGGGTCTGGAGGTTGAAGGAGCaagtgaagcccttcccgcactgagagcaggtgaacggcctctcccccgtgtggatacGCTGGTGGGTCATCAGGGAGGAGACGTGGgtaaaggccttcccgcactgagagcagctgaagggtctctcccctgtgtggatccgctggtggcTCTGCAGggtggaggagcaggtgaagcccTTCCGGCAccgagagcaggtgaacggccccTCCCCGGTGTGGACATGCTGGTGCCTCAACAGGGcgcaggaattgctgaaggccttcccgcacttggtgcagctgaagggcctctcccccgtgtggatacGCTCTTGGCTCCGCAGAttggaggagcaggtgaagcccttcccacactgagagcaggtgaacggcatCTCCCCTGTGTGGACATGCCGGTGACTCCGCAGAttggaggagcaggtgaagcccttcccgcattCAGGGCAACTGAAGGGCTTTTCCCCCGTATGGAcacgctggtgcctcagcaggttggAGACCTGGGTATAGGCCTTCCCGCATTCAGGGCAattgaagggcctctcccccgtgtggacatGCTGGTGGATCAGCAgggtggaggaattgctgaaggccttcccgcactcggggcagctgaaaggcctttcccccgtgtggacccgcttgTGCCTCAGCAGGGTGGAGGCCTGGGaaaaggccttcccgcactctgggcagctgaagggcctctcccctgtgtggacccgctggtgggccaacaagtgggaggaatgtctgaaggccttcccgcaatcggtgcaggggaatggcctctccccggtgtgactgcaccgatgagtctccagggcagacgggacacggaagcctttcccacagtcgccacacttccacggttcCTCGACAGGGCGGGATTCctcaggtttctccatggccacagcttcagctgcacacaaacaCATGTAGAGCCCCTCCGTGCCGTGAAATCCCCTTTCCAGGCCGTAgaactgtttcaggctccacgCACAGTGCACTGCAACAGTGGGGGCTCTCGTCCAGTCCCATTGATGCTGAAAACGTcctcaaacaggaaccaaaaagcgTTGATCCCTCTCACAGAAATCATAGTCAAAACTCGTTGCGGTCCCGATGGATTGTGTAactgtcagacattgacatcAAAGTGAATAATgaagacgctggagagtcagtcaaaaaatgtggcgctagaaaagcacagcaggtcaggcagtatccgaggaacaggagagtcaatgtttcgggcatgagcccttcatctgttgattttgaaacttcaatCTTCAGATTTTCAACTACTCTgcaaaaagagattacaaaagtcatcactatcagtgcagggtagaaattcagaacaagcaattctactttctgtggaatattcttttgttgttccacaaaattgaaagcaccatcccactctcccttcccctctgttctcactccgcTCTAACTAATTCCCCTTAAGGTgttgattcaggatcttacaggggcagaaaaagcaaaaacatcaagactgacatctctctgaattttggatacctccacctgaaagttaatatctttcacaacGCTGGGATCCTtctgagagtgagca
This window of the Chiloscyllium plagiosum isolate BGI_BamShark_2017 unplaced genomic scaffold, ASM401019v2 scaf_97166, whole genome shotgun sequence genome carries:
- the LOC122545668 gene encoding gastrula zinc finger protein XlCGF26.1-like, which produces MCLCAAEAVAMEKPEESRPVEEPWKCGDCGKGFRVPSALETHRCSHTGERPFPCTDCGKAFRHSSHLLAHQRVHTGERPFSCPECGKAFSQASTLLRHKRVHTGERPFSCPECGKAFSNSSTLLIHQHVHTGERPFNCPECGKAYTQVSNLLRHQRVHTGEKPFSCPECGKGFTCSSNLRSHRHVHTGEMPFTCSQCGKGFTCSSNLRSQERIHTGERPFSCTKCGKAFSNSCALLRHQHVHTGEGPFTCSRCRKGFTCSSTLQSHQRIHTGERPFSCSQCGKAFTHVSSLMTHQRIHTGERPFTCSQCGKGFTCSFNLQTHQRVHTGERPFSCPECGKAFTQVSTLLGHQRVHTGERPFSCPECGKALRNSSTLLTHQRVHPGERPFTCSQCRKGFRYSSHLLTHRRVHTGERPFSCPECGKAFSQVSTLLRHQRIHTGERPFTCSQCGKGFTYSSNLQKHQRVYVPSQGD